The sequence TTGAGTTGGCGTGCCGCGCCCTGATGCTCCGGCGCACTGACTTGACTCATGCAACGACTGACCGAGGCGGCAATATCGATAGCCGGGTAATGGCCAACATCAGCCAGCCGCCGCGACAATACAATATGCCCGTCGAGAATCGCCCGGGCACAGTCAACGATAGGGTCCTGGTGGTCATCACCCTCGGCCAGCACGGTATACAGGGCGCTGAGGCTGCCGGTAGTGCTGGCACCGTTGCCGGCGCTTTCCACCAACTCGGGCAGCAGGCCAAATACCGACGGCGGGTACCCCTTGGTTGCCGGCGGCTCGCCCAGCGCCAGGGCGATTTCGCGCTGGGCCATGGCATAGCGGGTCAGGGAGTCGACCAGCAGCAGCACATCCTGACCCTGGTCGCGGAAATAGGCGGCGATGCTGTGACACAGCTCGGTAGCCTTGAGCCGCATCAGCGGCGACTCGTTGGCCGGAGCGACCACCACCACGGCCTTTTTCAGGCCTTCAGGCCCCAGTGAGTGCAGCAGAAACTCCTGCACCTCGCGGCCACGCTCGCCAATCAGCCCGACCACGACCACATCGGCCTTGGTCTGCCGGGTGATCATGCCAAGCAACACGCTCTTGCCCACGCCACTACCGGCAAACAGGCCAACCCGCTGGCCCTTGCCCAGGGTCAGCAGGGCATTGATCGCGCGCACGCCGACATCCAGCGGCTCGCATACCGGACGACGGCGCAGCGGATTGACACTGGGCAACTCGGCCGGCAAGGGGTTACGTCCAGACAGTTTCCCCTGGTCATCCAGGGGCTCGCCCAGACCATTGACCACCCGCCCCAGCCAGGACTCGTCGATGTGCAACAAGCCTTCTTCACGGGCCGGAAAAACCCGCGAGCCGGCCGTCAGCCCGACCGGCTTCTTGAACGGCATCAGGTAGGTGATGTCGCGATTGAAGCCCACTACCTGGGCTT is a genomic window of Halopseudomonas phragmitis containing:
- the fliI gene encoding flagellar protein export ATPase FliI encodes the protein MSVREAFSLDEALRSLEGVQLAKVSGRLVRVSGLLLESLGCRRMTGQRCYVEQADGSMLEAQVVGFNRDITYLMPFKKPVGLTAGSRVFPAREEGLLHIDESWLGRVVNGLGEPLDDQGKLSGRNPLPAELPSVNPLRRRPVCEPLDVGVRAINALLTLGKGQRVGLFAGSGVGKSVLLGMITRQTKADVVVVGLIGERGREVQEFLLHSLGPEGLKKAVVVVAPANESPLMRLKATELCHSIAAYFRDQGQDVLLLVDSLTRYAMAQREIALALGEPPATKGYPPSVFGLLPELVESAGNGASTTGSLSALYTVLAEGDDHQDPIVDCARAILDGHIVLSRRLADVGHYPAIDIAASVSRCMSQVSAPEHQGAARQLKELYSSFEKIRELIPLGGYSPGMDAKTDRAVQLAPHIERFLRQEVGVGAELEDCVATLLKLVKRPS